The following proteins are co-located in the Echinicola sp. 20G genome:
- the hemN gene encoding oxygen-independent coproporphyrinogen III oxidase, giving the protein MTSTTDLIRKYDVAVPRYTSYPTVPLWENNVGELIWKRTVQKAYRNFGNYEGINLYIHLPYCESLCTYCGCNKRITKNHDTEKPYIQAIIKEWEQYLKVLPEKPKIAGIHLGGGTPTFFSPENLFEMLNYIIRSAEVLPEAEMSFEGHPNNTTFEHLVTLRLLGFNRVSYGIQDFDENVQKAIHRVQPFETVKKATDNARLVGYEAINFDLIYGLPHQTVNSIKDTFEQVASLQPERIAFYSYAHVPSVFPAQKSFEQYLPQKEGKRVLYEAGKILLQEMGYEEIGMDHFALKEDPLLQAKIAGKLHRNFMGYTTQASKMLIGLGSSAISDIHYAYAQNTKDIELYKEQLALDHFPLSKGHLMSSEDIKTRKTILELICNGRTKLVDTIWDMKTLHQMSEMQNDGLLTLINGTIKVTDLGMAFIRNICAIFDHRMKKQEAKKFVFSKAI; this is encoded by the coding sequence ATGACAAGTACTACTGACCTGATTCGAAAATATGATGTGGCGGTTCCAAGGTATACCTCCTATCCGACCGTACCACTTTGGGAAAACAATGTAGGTGAGCTGATCTGGAAGAGAACTGTTCAAAAAGCTTATCGGAATTTCGGAAATTATGAAGGAATCAATCTTTATATACACCTTCCCTATTGTGAGAGTCTATGTACCTACTGTGGCTGTAATAAACGGATCACCAAAAATCACGATACGGAAAAACCTTATATCCAAGCAATCATCAAGGAGTGGGAACAATACTTAAAAGTCCTTCCCGAAAAACCAAAAATTGCAGGTATCCATTTGGGAGGAGGAACCCCCACCTTTTTCTCACCTGAAAATTTATTTGAGATGCTCAACTACATCATCCGAAGTGCGGAAGTGCTTCCTGAGGCTGAAATGAGTTTTGAAGGACATCCCAACAACACTACGTTTGAACATCTGGTAACCTTGAGGTTATTGGGGTTTAATAGGGTAAGTTATGGTATCCAGGATTTTGATGAAAATGTTCAAAAGGCCATTCACCGGGTGCAACCTTTTGAAACCGTAAAAAAAGCTACCGACAATGCCCGACTGGTAGGCTATGAAGCCATTAACTTCGATCTCATCTATGGCTTGCCTCATCAAACGGTCAATAGCATTAAGGATACCTTTGAGCAAGTGGCCAGTTTACAGCCTGAGCGAATTGCCTTTTACAGTTATGCCCATGTACCCTCTGTCTTCCCGGCTCAAAAGAGTTTTGAACAGTACCTTCCCCAAAAAGAAGGAAAAAGAGTCCTTTATGAAGCAGGTAAAATACTCCTGCAAGAAATGGGATATGAAGAAATCGGGATGGATCATTTTGCCTTAAAGGAAGACCCGCTTCTTCAAGCCAAGATAGCAGGAAAACTCCACCGTAACTTCATGGGCTATACCACTCAGGCTTCCAAAATGTTGATTGGCTTGGGAAGCAGTGCTATCAGTGATATTCATTATGCCTATGCACAAAACACCAAAGATATAGAACTGTATAAAGAGCAATTGGCGCTGGATCATTTCCCTCTGAGTAAAGGTCACCTTATGTCTAGCGAAGACATCAAAACCAGAAAAACAATTTTAGAACTCATCTGTAATGGTAGAACAAAGTTGGTAGACACTATTTGGGACATGAAAACCCTCCATCAAATGAGTGAAATGCAAAATGATGGACTATTGACACTTATCAATGGCACCATCAAAGTGACTGATTTAGGCATGGCCTTTATTCGTAATATTTGCGCAATATTTGACCATAGGATGAAAAAGCAGGAAGCCAAAAAGTTCGTTTTCAGCAAAGCCATTTAA
- a CDS encoding cytochrome-c peroxidase, whose translation MRYSKLYYIGIVLVCASLGACGNDSEEIPQPQNPTLTLQHPDYFPNDIPMPADNPLTEKGVELGRMLFYEKQLSSDGTLSCGSCHQQSKAFTDGLQFSKGVDGTLGDKNAMSLANLHWTSRFFWDGRAATLEEQALEPISDAREMNLAIDEAVERLQADEDYPERFELAFGTDQITPDLIGKAIAQFMRTLVSGDSKFDLWIKGETELTPTEQLGMELFFTHPDASLQIRGGNCGDCHLGFLTSGDRNDFLGFHNNGLDADENLENGLSSITGKDTDKGKFKAPTLRNIALTAPYMHDGRFQTLEEVLDHYNDHVQTNSNLDILILEASNEAIVPGQPVKLHLSEEEKTAIVAFLHTLTDEKFITDQRFSDPFN comes from the coding sequence ATGCGGTACTCAAAACTCTATTACATAGGGATAGTATTGGTATGTGCTTCGCTTGGTGCTTGTGGTAATGACTCAGAAGAAATTCCCCAGCCACAAAACCCAACCTTGACGTTGCAGCATCCTGATTACTTTCCCAATGATATTCCAATGCCAGCGGATAACCCTTTGACAGAAAAAGGGGTGGAACTGGGCAGAATGCTTTTTTATGAGAAGCAACTCTCCTCTGATGGCACCCTATCCTGTGGCTCCTGTCACCAACAGTCCAAGGCCTTTACTGATGGACTTCAGTTCAGTAAAGGGGTTGATGGCACATTGGGAGACAAAAACGCCATGTCACTGGCCAACCTGCATTGGACATCAAGGTTTTTCTGGGATGGAAGGGCGGCAACATTGGAAGAACAGGCCTTAGAACCGATCTCTGATGCCAGGGAGATGAACTTGGCCATTGATGAGGCAGTCGAAAGACTCCAAGCAGATGAGGATTATCCTGAACGCTTTGAACTCGCCTTTGGTACAGATCAAATCACACCAGACTTGATTGGCAAAGCCATCGCCCAGTTTATGAGGACTTTGGTTTCCGGGGATTCCAAATTTGATCTTTGGATCAAAGGAGAAACAGAGTTGACACCGACAGAACAGTTGGGTATGGAGCTTTTCTTTACCCATCCAGATGCCTCCCTTCAGATCAGAGGAGGCAACTGTGGAGACTGTCATTTGGGTTTCCTGACTTCTGGTGATCGTAATGATTTTCTAGGTTTTCATAACAATGGACTGGACGCCGATGAAAACTTGGAAAATGGCTTGTCCTCCATAACAGGCAAAGATACCGACAAAGGAAAGTTTAAAGCACCTACCTTAAGGAATATTGCCTTGACTGCTCCATACATGCATGATGGCCGTTTCCAAACTTTGGAAGAAGTGTTGGATCATTACAATGATCATGTTCAAACCAACAGCAATTTGGACATCCTCATACTGGAGGCCAGCAATGAAGCCATTGTGCCTGGGCAACCTGTAAAACTCCACCTTTCAGAGGAAGAGAAAACAGCCATAGTGGCTTTTCTCCACACCTTAACAGATGAAAAATTTATTACGGATCAGCGTTTTTCTGATCCTTTTAACTAA
- a CDS encoding MbnP family protein — protein sequence MKNIAILLIAILGFTACNNNDKDELPATTEVNFSFAHSLNGQALELESEAYTLPSGESFTPRKFKYYISNITFTNSTNNYSYKVEDGYFLIDQAGKTAFSVEVPTAAYDQLTFYVGIDKSRNHSTDQVGDLDPNNDMVWNWNTGYKFLVLEGEWEYQSSERQGLIVHIGNNDPESEQNFKAISFDLEDAGKSLGNSATTSLSFEAELSELFINPNTLNIHELESTSIMGGDLAIKIANNYQEGLFSLK from the coding sequence ATGAAAAACATAGCCATTCTATTGATAGCCATATTAGGTTTTACCGCCTGCAACAACAATGATAAAGATGAGCTTCCAGCTACCACGGAAGTCAACTTTTCATTTGCACACAGTCTTAATGGACAAGCTCTTGAACTTGAAAGTGAAGCTTATACATTACCATCGGGAGAAAGCTTTACACCAAGAAAATTTAAATACTACATTTCCAATATCACGTTTACCAATAGCACCAATAATTATAGTTATAAGGTTGAGGATGGGTATTTCTTAATTGACCAAGCTGGAAAAACTGCTTTTAGTGTGGAAGTCCCTACAGCAGCCTACGACCAATTGACCTTTTACGTGGGCATTGACAAATCAAGAAACCACTCCACAGATCAGGTCGGAGACCTGGATCCCAACAATGACATGGTTTGGAACTGGAACACTGGTTACAAATTCTTGGTATTGGAAGGAGAATGGGAGTACCAGTCTAGCGAACGTCAGGGATTGATTGTTCACATTGGAAACAATGACCCTGAAAGTGAGCAAAATTTCAAAGCCATCAGCTTCGATTTAGAAGATGCTGGAAAATCACTTGGGAACTCAGCTACAACCAGCCTTTCATTTGAAGCTGAGCTTAGCGAGCTATTTATCAATCCCAATACTTTGAATATCCACGAACTGGAAAGCACTAGTATCATGGGAGGCGATCTAGCCATTAAAATTGCCAATAATTACCAAGAAGGGCTTTTCAGCCTAAAATAA
- a CDS encoding cytochrome-c peroxidase — MGIGILTSCLDNVSPNEETGPEYFTPALSSTLGQNDFPQLERNPMSTEGVILGKTLFYDKALSQNGKVSCASCHDPSMAFTDGLGLSNQGVSGTPLHRHAPPLFNLAWHKGLFWDGGSVNLESLVFGPLTHPDEMGADLNEVLHYLRGSSTYPVLFEAAFKSDSITSALVGRSLAQFTRNLISQDSKYDQWKRNEIELDDPEIQGYQVYQKNCSSCHTEGLFTDLSYHNNGLDASYPNPTELEGIYLGRYRISFEEKDRGAYKTPSLRNIAVTAPYMHDGRFNTLDEVLEHYDHGVQVNESLAPQLTDGIQLSEKERTDLLAFLNTLTDYEFIHNKAYQE, encoded by the coding sequence TTGGGCATAGGTATCTTGACCTCATGCCTGGACAATGTTTCACCAAATGAAGAGACAGGGCCGGAGTACTTTACACCAGCCCTCTCTTCTACTTTGGGACAAAATGACTTTCCACAACTGGAGCGCAACCCCATGAGCACAGAAGGTGTAATTCTAGGAAAAACCCTCTTCTATGATAAAGCGCTTTCTCAGAATGGCAAGGTTTCCTGTGCAAGTTGTCATGATCCATCTATGGCTTTCACCGATGGATTGGGTTTGTCCAATCAGGGAGTATCCGGAACACCTTTGCACCGTCATGCTCCTCCCCTGTTCAACCTGGCCTGGCATAAGGGTCTCTTTTGGGATGGTGGCTCGGTAAACCTTGAATCCTTGGTATTTGGTCCGCTGACTCATCCAGATGAAATGGGTGCTGACTTGAATGAAGTTTTGCATTACCTAAGAGGGAGCTCTACCTACCCAGTCCTTTTTGAGGCTGCATTTAAATCAGACAGCATCACCAGTGCTTTGGTGGGAAGGTCACTCGCTCAGTTTACAAGAAACCTGATTTCTCAAGACAGCAAATACGATCAATGGAAGCGAAATGAAATAGAACTAGACGACCCTGAAATTCAAGGCTATCAAGTCTATCAGAAAAACTGTAGCAGCTGCCATACGGAAGGGCTTTTTACAGATTTGTCCTATCATAACAATGGTCTGGATGCTTCTTACCCAAATCCTACAGAGCTGGAAGGAATCTACCTAGGGCGGTATCGAATCTCCTTTGAGGAAAAAGATAGGGGAGCCTATAAAACTCCCTCATTAAGGAATATTGCTGTGACTGCTCCTTATATGCATGATGGTCGGTTTAATACTTTAGATGAAGTCCTTGAACACTATGACCATGGGGTTCAGGTTAATGAAAGTTTAGCCCCCCAATTGACAGACGGGATTCAACTTAGTGAAAAGGAAAGAACTGATCTTTTGGCTTTTCTGAATACCCTGACAGATTACGAATTTATCCACAACAAAGCTTACCAAGAGTAA
- a CDS encoding MbnP family protein, protein MKNTYKLLLALFTLVGFASCDENVDDVMNIEGSANLSLQIAHTFGDEAFQLDQEYTSTDGASLKFNELRYWISNVELTKENGETFKVADSYYLIQNMKEQVVQDRFVLPDSVRETVVLKNIPTGTYTGISFAVGIDPMYNDDLTQTAGELNALQNMSYSSWMWFTSYIFTKLKGTTSHGGEEVAFSFETGSNDCYRNINLQLEEPIMIADNMGDEITVQNDIEKLFSDINFDGDLMSGTQYVIGATKPEMMMKLSNNYQAAFTVE, encoded by the coding sequence ATGAAAAATACATATAAACTTTTATTAGCACTTTTTACACTGGTTGGTTTTGCATCATGCGATGAAAATGTAGATGACGTGATGAACATCGAGGGAAGTGCCAACCTAAGCCTTCAAATAGCCCATACTTTCGGGGATGAAGCCTTCCAATTGGATCAAGAATACACTTCTACTGATGGGGCTTCTCTCAAATTCAACGAATTGAGGTACTGGATCTCTAATGTGGAACTGACCAAGGAAAATGGAGAAACATTCAAAGTAGCTGACTCTTATTACCTGATCCAAAACATGAAAGAACAGGTCGTTCAAGATAGATTTGTTCTTCCTGATTCTGTAAGGGAAACTGTTGTACTAAAAAACATACCCACAGGAACCTATACAGGAATAAGCTTTGCAGTCGGTATCGACCCTATGTACAATGATGACCTGACTCAAACTGCAGGGGAATTAAATGCACTGCAAAACATGTCTTATTCATCATGGATGTGGTTCACCAGTTATATCTTCACCAAGTTAAAAGGAACAACTTCTCACGGTGGAGAAGAAGTCGCTTTCTCTTTTGAGACCGGTTCCAATGACTGCTACAGAAACATCAACTTGCAATTAGAAGAGCCGATTATGATTGCAGACAATATGGGGGACGAAATCACCGTTCAAAATGACATTGAAAAACTTTTTTCAGATATCAATTTTGATGGTGACCTAATGTCCGGAACCCAATACGTCATTGGTGCTACCAAGCCCGAAATGATGATGAAGTTGTCCAACAATTACCAAGCTGCTTTTACGGTAGAATAA